The Pricia mediterranea genome includes a window with the following:
- a CDS encoding DUF937 domain-containing protein, with amino-acid sequence MSGLLDLLNSPTGKQMISGVADQTGNSIDQTGSVLTMALPLLMGAMKKNAATPEGAQGLMSALSNNHDGSILNNLSGLFGGGVDESVKKDGAGILGHVLGNKQSKVESAISQKSGVDTSSVASILKIAAPILLGLIGQKKQQENINEPSGIQDLLGSMMGGGQQANKQQSLIESFLDSDGDGSVLDDVAALALGGDKGGIGGMLGGLFGK; translated from the coding sequence ATGTCAGGATTATTGGATTTATTGAATAGCCCAACGGGCAAACAGATGATAAGCGGAGTGGCTGATCAGACCGGAAACTCTATCGATCAAACGGGCAGCGTACTAACTATGGCACTGCCGTTGTTGATGGGCGCCATGAAGAAGAACGCCGCAACCCCGGAAGGGGCACAAGGATTAATGAGCGCCCTTTCCAATAACCACGACGGAAGCATTCTCAACAATTTGAGCGGTCTCTTTGGCGGGGGCGTGGACGAGTCCGTAAAAAAGGATGGTGCCGGGATATTGGGACATGTGCTCGGAAACAAACAATCAAAGGTAGAAAGTGCCATCAGCCAAAAATCGGGAGTCGATACCAGTTCCGTAGCCTCCATACTCAAAATAGCCGCCCCCATACTGTTGGGGTTGATCGGTCAAAAGAAACAACAGGAGAATATCAATGAACCCAGCGGCATCCAAGACCTTTTGGGCAGCATGATGGGTGGCGGCCAACAAGCTAACAAGCAACAGTCCCTCATTGAATCTTTTCTTGATTCCGACGGGGATGGTAGCGTCCTCGATGATGTAGCCGCTTTGGCCCTGGGTGGGGACAAAGGAGGAATCGGCGGAATGCTCGGAGGTCTTTTCGGCAAATAA
- a CDS encoding D-2-hydroxyacid dehydrogenase — MKILANDGIAQSGIDALEKAGFEVISVKVAQEQLQDYINDNNIDGLFVRSATKVRKDLIDNCPNLKLIGRGGVGMDNIDVDYARNRGLHVINTPAASSASVAELVFAHFFGGVRYLYDANRSMPLEGDSKFKQLKKTYAGGIELHGKTLGIIGFGRIGKATARIALGIGMKVIYHDPLIEQATIKVPFFDGRSLPFEFKSQSKSNVLQKSDFITLHVPAQKEYIIGKKEIELMQQGVGIVNAARGGVLDEVALVDALESGKIAFAGLDVYESEPSPEIRILMHPKISLSPHIGAATGEAQDRIGLELAEQTINLLK, encoded by the coding sequence ATGAAAATACTAGCCAACGACGGAATAGCACAATCCGGCATCGATGCGCTTGAGAAAGCAGGTTTTGAAGTCATTAGTGTAAAGGTAGCACAAGAACAGCTTCAGGACTATATCAATGACAATAACATCGACGGTCTCTTCGTGAGGAGTGCTACCAAAGTCCGGAAAGACCTGATCGACAACTGTCCCAATCTGAAACTGATCGGGCGCGGGGGCGTTGGAATGGATAATATTGACGTGGACTACGCGCGAAATAGGGGGTTGCACGTCATCAACACCCCTGCAGCCTCATCCGCCTCGGTCGCCGAGCTGGTATTCGCACATTTTTTCGGGGGCGTCCGCTATCTCTACGATGCCAACAGAAGTATGCCCCTCGAAGGGGACAGCAAGTTTAAACAGCTTAAAAAAACCTACGCCGGGGGAATCGAGCTTCACGGCAAAACCTTGGGCATCATCGGGTTCGGCAGAATCGGGAAGGCGACCGCCCGAATCGCCTTGGGCATAGGGATGAAGGTCATTTATCACGACCCTCTCATCGAACAGGCTACTATAAAAGTGCCTTTTTTTGATGGGCGTTCGCTACCGTTCGAATTTAAATCCCAGTCCAAAAGCAATGTCCTACAAAAATCCGATTTTATTACCCTTCACGTTCCCGCGCAGAAAGAGTATATTATCGGGAAAAAAGAAATCGAACTGATGCAACAGGGTGTCGGAATCGTAAATGCGGCCCGCGGCGGGGTATTGGATGAAGTCGCCCTGGTCGATGCCCTTGAAAGTGGAAAAATAGCCTTTGCCGGCCTCGACGTCTACGAATCCGAGCCTTCACCGGAAATCCGGATTTTAATGCATCCAAAAATTTCCCTTTCGCCCCATATCGGAGCAGCTACCGGCGAGGCCCAAGACCGGATAGGCCTGGAACTGGCCGAGCAGACCATCAATCTTTTGAAATAA
- the serC gene encoding 3-phosphoserine/phosphohydroxythreonine transaminase, with protein sequence MKKHNFSAGPCALPQEVLAKASQAVVELDDSGLSLVEISHRSAAFVRIMENARSLALELLGLDGKGYHALFLQGGASLEFLMVAYNMLEKKAGYINTGTWSAKAIKEAKLFGEIDEVASSKNENYNYIPKGYTIPADLDYLHLTSNNTIFGTQFKEFPKTAAPLVCDMSSDIFSRQIDFSQFGLIYAGAQKNMGPAGTTLVVVREDILGKVSRNIPSMLDYQVHIGKDSMFNTPPVFAVYTSMLTLEWLKNLGGISAIEEINDKKAQLIYSEIDLNPVFKGYAKKEDRSTMNATFDLTDGKLKEPFEKMCREANINGINGHRSVGGYRASMYNALSLESVGVLVDIMSEMERKA encoded by the coding sequence ATGAAAAAACATAATTTTAGCGCAGGCCCCTGCGCCCTTCCCCAGGAAGTTCTGGCAAAAGCCTCGCAAGCGGTAGTGGAATTGGATGATTCGGGACTCTCCTTGGTCGAGATTTCCCACCGTAGTGCCGCCTTTGTCAGAATAATGGAAAACGCGAGAAGTCTGGCCTTGGAACTCTTGGGGCTGGATGGCAAAGGGTATCACGCCCTGTTTCTACAAGGCGGTGCCAGCTTGGAATTTTTGATGGTCGCCTATAATATGTTGGAGAAAAAAGCCGGATATATTAACACGGGTACTTGGAGCGCCAAGGCCATCAAAGAAGCGAAACTCTTCGGTGAGATCGACGAGGTTGCTTCCTCAAAGAACGAAAACTACAACTATATACCCAAAGGATATACCATACCTGCCGACCTCGACTACCTGCATCTAACCTCGAACAACACGATTTTTGGCACCCAGTTCAAGGAATTCCCGAAAACTGCAGCGCCCTTGGTCTGCGACATGAGCTCGGATATTTTTTCAAGACAGATCGACTTTTCGCAATTCGGACTCATATATGCCGGAGCACAAAAAAATATGGGGCCCGCCGGTACCACCTTAGTGGTAGTCAGAGAGGATATTTTGGGGAAAGTTTCCCGCAACATCCCCTCTATGCTCGATTACCAGGTACATATAGGTAAGGACAGCATGTTCAATACCCCTCCGGTTTTCGCGGTCTATACCTCTATGTTGACCTTGGAATGGCTGAAAAATCTAGGTGGGATATCTGCAATTGAGGAAATTAACGACAAAAAGGCCCAGTTGATCTATTCCGAAATCGACCTGAACCCCGTTTTTAAAGGCTATGCCAAAAAAGAGGACCGTTCAACCATGAATGCCACTTTCGACCTCACGGATGGAAAACTGAAGGAGCCTTTTGAAAAAATGTGCCGGGAAGCGAATATAAACGGTATCAACGGTCACCGCTCAGTAGGTGGGTACCGCGCTTCGATGTACAATGCGCTCTCTCTCGAAAGCGTGGGAGTTTTGGTTGACATTATGAGTGAAATGGAAAGAAAAGCATGA
- a CDS encoding acyl-CoA reductase produces MNEQRRIFRAFTELGEFFRDFSTRETHEDEWSQRLQETIALAKHKNGWFTKDNVEFALRSWGMLLTKNHLSNWLGRYDLRQNSPNTVAIIMAGNIPLVGFHDLLSVVMTGNRALAKLSSNDDVLIGFIRDYLISIDPLLEDRIIFSQGRIQDFDAVIATGSNNTARYFEHYFGKVPNIIRKNRNSVAALTGKESPEQLEALGEDIFRYYGLGCRSVSKLFVPRAYDFDTFFRSIYSYHPIGEQKKYANNYDYNKAVYLMSDFEILDNGFLVLKEDNSYASPIASLFYETYDTLDQLKSRLQNDQVQLQCVVGEGILDDEITFGETQKPSLTDYADGVDTVDFLLKN; encoded by the coding sequence ATGAACGAACAACGCCGAATTTTTAGGGCTTTTACGGAACTCGGGGAATTTTTCCGGGATTTCTCCACGAGGGAAACCCATGAAGACGAATGGTCGCAACGATTACAGGAAACGATTGCCTTGGCCAAACATAAAAACGGATGGTTTACCAAGGACAATGTGGAATTCGCCCTGCGAAGTTGGGGGATGCTTTTGACGAAGAATCATCTTTCCAACTGGCTCGGTCGGTACGACCTCCGACAAAACAGTCCCAATACGGTCGCTATTATTATGGCCGGCAACATACCTCTGGTCGGTTTCCATGATCTGCTCTCCGTTGTAATGACCGGCAACAGGGCCTTGGCTAAACTGTCTTCCAACGACGATGTACTTATCGGTTTTATAAGGGATTATCTCATATCAATAGACCCTCTACTTGAAGATAGAATTATTTTTTCACAAGGAAGAATACAGGATTTCGACGCCGTCATCGCCACGGGAAGCAACAATACCGCCCGTTATTTTGAGCACTATTTCGGCAAGGTGCCGAATATCATCCGAAAGAACAGGAATTCGGTCGCCGCGCTGACGGGAAAAGAATCTCCCGAGCAGCTGGAGGCACTGGGCGAGGATATTTTTCGCTACTACGGCCTCGGATGTCGCAGCGTTTCTAAATTGTTTGTTCCGAGGGCCTACGATTTCGATACCTTTTTTAGGTCCATCTACAGCTATCACCCCATCGGGGAACAGAAAAAATACGCCAATAATTACGACTACAATAAAGCCGTTTACCTCATGTCCGACTTTGAAATATTGGACAACGGATTCTTGGTCCTTAAAGAAGATAATAGCTACGCATCGCCTATTGCTTCCCTGTTTTACGAAACCTACGACACGCTCGATCAGCTGAAATCACGTTTGCAAAACGATCAAGTTCAGTTACAGTGTGTGGTCGGCGAAGGCATCCTCGATGATGAAATTACCTTTGGCGAGACCCAGAAACCGTCCCTGACGGACTACGCCGATGGGGTGGACACTGTTGATTTCCTGTTGAAAAACTAA